The Streptomyces tendae DNA segment ATCTCGCCGAGCCGCTGGTCGACGAGGTCGTGGCGCAGCTGCGCGCGCTGGGCGCGACGGTGGCGACGGGCCGCTTCGGCGCGCGGATGCGGGTGTCGCTCACCAACGACGGCCCGTTCACCGTGCTGCTGGAGATGTGAGCCTCACGGACCCGACGGGCCTCGCGGGCCGTACGGTGCTCAGGGCTCGACGACGGTCTCCTGGGCGGCGGCCGTGTCACCGGCGAGCAGCGGGGCGTCCGCCGGGACGTTCCGCTTCACCAGCGCCAGGGCGACCGGGCCCAGCTCGTGGTGGCGGACGGACGTGGTGATGAACCCGATCTTCCGCCCGTCCGGGCCTTCCCCACCCGCGAGCCGCAGTTCGGTGCCCGGCACGGGCAGGTGCACCTCGCTGCCGTCCAGGTGCAGGAAGACCAGCCGGCGCGGCGGCTTGCCCAGGTTCTGCACCCGGGCGACCGTCTCCTGGCCCCGGTAGCAGCCCTTCTGCAGGTGCACCGCGCTGCCGATCCAGCCCAGCTCGTGCGGGATGGTGCGGTGGTCGGTCTCGAAGCCGAGGCGCGGCCGGTGCTGCTCGACCCGTAGCGCCTCGTGCGCGAGGAGCCCGGCGGCGGGGCCCGCCTTGTCCGCGTACGCCTCCAGGTCGCCGCGCGGCAGGAACAGGTCCCTGCCGTACGGTGTCTCGCGCACCGCGACGCCCTCCGGCACCTCGGTGATGGACCCGGCCGGCAGGTGGACCACCGCGATGTCGGCGGTGCGGTCGGCGACCTCGACCCGGTAGAAGAACTTCATCGACTCCAGGTACGCGATCAGCGCCTCCTGGGTGCCGGGCTCGACGTGCGCCCAGACCGTCTCGCCGTCGTCGACCAGATAGAGCGCGTGCTCGATGTGGCCGTTGGCGGAGAGGATCAGCGCCTCGGTCGCGCGGTGCGGCGGGAGGTCCTGGACGTGCTGGGTGAGCAGCAGGTGCAGCCAGGTGAGCCGCTCCGGTCCGGAGACGGTGACGACCCCGCGGTGGGACAGGTCGACGAAGCCGGTGCCGTCGGCCAGGGCGCGCTGCTCGCGGAACAGGTCGCCGTAGTGGGCGGCCACGCCTTCGTCCACGCCCTCGGCGGGGACGGCGCCGGGCAGGGTCAGCAGAGGGCTTTTCATACGCCTAGCCTACGACTCGGCAGGGGAAGCCTTGAGGGAACAGTCCTTGCACCGGCCGAAGATCGCGAAGTGCTTCATGTCGGTGTCGAAGCCGAAGGTGTCCCGCAGCTTGGCCGTGAACTCGGCGGCCACCTCCACGTCCGCCTCGATGACGTTGGTGCAGTCGCGGCAGACCAGGTGCAGATGGTGGTGCCGGTCGGCGAGGTGGTAGGTCGGGGCGCCGTGACCGAGGTGGGCGTGGCTGACCAGGCCCAGCTCCTCCAGCAGCTCCAGCGTGCGGTAGACGGTGGAGATGTTGACCCCCGACGCCGTCCTCCTCACTTCCACGAGGATGTCGTCGGGGGTCGCGTGTTCAAGGGTGTCGACAGCTTCGAGCACGAGCTGGCGCTGGGGCGTCAGCCGGTACCCGCGCTGCCTGAGGTCGCTCTTCCAGTCGGTGCTCACCACACCACGAGTCTAGGGCCTGGCCCGTGAACCGTCCGGGCCCCGAGCCGGGCGGACCGGGCCGCCGTGCGCGGCCGGTGCCGCCTACTTGAAGAACGCGATGCCGTCGTCGGGCATGTCGTCGGGCAGGGCCTTGGCCCAGCGCTCGACCTCCTCCGGGGTGACGACCTTCTTCAGGTGCGCCGACATGTAGGGGCGCAGCTCGACCTCGGGGGTCTGCTTCTCGCCGACCCACATCAGGTCGCTCTTCACGTAGCCGTACAGCCTCTTGCCGCCGGAGTAGGGGCCGGAGGCGGCCGTGCGCGCCACGGCGTCGGTCACCAGGTCGATCTGCGGCTTCTTGTCGGCCATCTCGCCGTACCAGACCTCGACGACGCCGTCGTCGCGGACCATGGTCACCTCGACCTTGCGGTCGGCGTCGATCCGCCAGAAGCCGTGCTCCGACTCCAGCGGGCGGACCTTGTTGCCGTCGCCGTCCAGCACCCAGCTGTGCGAGGAGTACTCCAGGAAGTCCCTGCCGTCATGGGTGAAGGTGACCTCTTGGCCGAAGTTGCACTTCTCGGCGCCGGGGAAGTCGTGCACGCCGGCGCCTGCCCAGTTGCCGAGCAGGAACGCGAGCGGGACGAGGTCCTTGTGGAGGTCGGACGGAATCTCGATCATGAGCGGAACTTCCTGGCGTCGGTGATCAGCGCTGGCCCTGGTACAGCTTCTTCACGGTCAGTCCGGCGAAGGCGAGGACGCCGACGCAGACCAGGACCAGCAGGATTTCGAAGAAGAAGATCACGGAGTGCTCCTTGAGCGGGGTGCGGGGGTGTGCACAGGGCCGGCATCCAGCTTACGCGGCCGGGTGCGGCCCCCGTCGTGCGAGGTGGGCGCCTGACTACCATGCGGTCATGGCGAAGAAGCTCGTGATCAAGGTGACCGCCGGGACCGACGCTCCCGAGCGCTGCTCGCAGGCGTTCACGGTGGCCGCGGTGGCGGCGGCCAGCGGCGTCGAGGTGTCCCTGTGGCTCACCGGGGAGTCCGCGTGGTTCGCGCTCCCCGGCCGGGCTGCCGAGTTCGACCTCCCGCACGCCGCTCCGCTGCCCGACCTGCTGGACTCCGTCCTCGCGACCGGCCGGGTCACGCTGTGCACGCAGTGCGCGGCCCGCCGGGACATCACGGAGAAGGACGTCCTCGAAGGCGTGCGGATCGCGGGCGCGCAGGTGTTCGTGCAGGAGGCCATGACGGACGGCACCCAGGCACTGGTGTACTGACGGGCCTATCGGGGCCCCTTCTTCTTCCCGTCCAGCTCGTCCCACCACTCGTCGGACTGCGGGTCGCCCGAGGGGTCGTCCCACCAGCGGTCCTCGGGGCCCCGCCGGTTGGCGACCACCGCGGCGACCGGCGGGATCACCATGGCGACCAGGCACATCGCCACCGCGGCCGGCACCGACCAGAGCCGCACGACGCCCCAGGCCAGGACGAACAGCCCGATGCAGCCCCCCATCAGGGCGAAGTAGACATGCCGCCTGCGCGCGTACATGTCTCCAGCGTAGGTCCGGGCAGGCCGAAGGGCCGCGCCCCCGAGGACGCGGCCCTTCGTACGAACCCTGCTCAGACCGCGATCGCGACCTCGGCCAGGCCGCCCTGCTGGGCGACGACCGTGCGGTCGGCGGTGCCGCCGGGCACCAGGGCGCGGACGGTCCAGGTGCCCTCCGCCGCGTAGAAGCGGAACTGCCCGGTCGCGGAGGTCGGGACCTCCGCGGTGAACTCGCCGGTCGAGTCCAGCAGACGGACGTAGCCCGTCACCGGCTCGCCGTCGCGGGTCACCTGGCCCTGGATGGTGGTC contains these protein-coding regions:
- a CDS encoding YgfZ/GcvT domain-containing protein; its protein translation is MKSPLLTLPGAVPAEGVDEGVAAHYGDLFREQRALADGTGFVDLSHRGVVTVSGPERLTWLHLLLTQHVQDLPPHRATEALILSANGHIEHALYLVDDGETVWAHVEPGTQEALIAYLESMKFFYRVEVADRTADIAVVHLPAGSITEVPEGVAVRETPYGRDLFLPRGDLEAYADKAGPAAGLLAHEALRVEQHRPRLGFETDHRTIPHELGWIGSAVHLQKGCYRGQETVARVQNLGKPPRRLVFLHLDGSEVHLPVPGTELRLAGGEGPDGRKIGFITTSVRHHELGPVALALVKRNVPADAPLLAGDTAAAQETVVEP
- a CDS encoding Fur family transcriptional regulator gives rise to the protein MVSTDWKSDLRQRGYRLTPQRQLVLEAVDTLEHATPDDILVEVRRTASGVNISTVYRTLELLEELGLVSHAHLGHGAPTYHLADRHHHLHLVCRDCTNVIEADVEVAAEFTAKLRDTFGFDTDMKHFAIFGRCKDCSLKASPAES
- a CDS encoding FABP family protein; translated protein: MIEIPSDLHKDLVPLAFLLGNWAGAGVHDFPGAEKCNFGQEVTFTHDGRDFLEYSSHSWVLDGDGNKVRPLESEHGFWRIDADRKVEVTMVRDDGVVEVWYGEMADKKPQIDLVTDAVARTAASGPYSGGKRLYGYVKSDLMWVGEKQTPEVELRPYMSAHLKKVVTPEEVERWAKALPDDMPDDGIAFFK
- a CDS encoding DsrE family protein; this translates as MAKKLVIKVTAGTDAPERCSQAFTVAAVAAASGVEVSLWLTGESAWFALPGRAAEFDLPHAAPLPDLLDSVLATGRVTLCTQCAARRDITEKDVLEGVRIAGAQVFVQEAMTDGTQALVY
- a CDS encoding DUF3099 domain-containing protein, producing MYARRRHVYFALMGGCIGLFVLAWGVVRLWSVPAAVAMCLVAMVIPPVAAVVANRRGPEDRWWDDPSGDPQSDEWWDELDGKKKGPR
- a CDS encoding DUF1416 domain-containing protein, whose product is MCGAKAGGPDASTIKPGETTIQGQVTRDGEPVTGYVRLLDSTGEFTAEVPTSATGQFRFYAAEGTWTVRALVPGGTADRTVVAQQGGLAEVAIAV